The Raphanus sativus cultivar WK10039 chromosome 2, ASM80110v3, whole genome shotgun sequence DNA segment cTAGAAAATGATAAGGTATTAAGTGGTagaattttatgaataataaataggTGCAGATTTGATGAAAATTAATACAAGTAGTGGGAGGTATATCGGTttagtttgatttggtttataCTGTTTGGTACGGTTTGGGGGTATTTATATCAATACTACCGGAATCAAACTAACGGCGTGAAATAGAGCGTGAGAAAAGGAGACTCGTATTCATCTCTTTCCCTCTctatctatatctatactaGAGAGAAGGAAGCAAACGCAAAGCAAAGCCCTGAGCATCATCGCAGTGCTAAACAGACAGaccgctctctctctctctctctctgtgttttCCCCCATATTTCATCTTCTAAGGCGGCGACTTTCAAGGACTCCCCGGGAACAGGTCCGCTCACTgggactctctctctctctctcagcaaCTGTTTGATTGTTGTTTGGGAATCCTTTGTGTCTTTGATTTTAGGGGTTTTGGTTTGTATTTTTGGGTACTCGTCTTGCAGATTTGTTTATGGCCTTAATATCGGATCTGTTTGATGCTAATTATATTCATTTTCAGTTACTTTTAATCGGATTTTCTTAGTGAAGAGAGTCATGGCATGAGTGATTCTGAAACACTTGTGGCAGTGGATATGATTCCTTTTCTAACTTTACCTtattgatgatatatatatatttatatttttgtctttCAACTGTTGCTTTGTATCATTTGATCCATGACTACTAGTAAGCTCTCTCAGAGATCTTATCATATGAGTCTCTGCTTGTATGTTATGCGTCCTGGACTTTGATTCTGATGCATTTGATTGtgctcttgttttttttttttgaagttaaaaGGTTGTAGCAAGAAGCGGGATATTTTTTATTCGGACAAAGAATTGATTCCTAGCAGTTGCGCGAGTTCTGAAATGGGGAATGCGTGTTGTGTTGCTGCTCGTGACAAAATGGTCCTCCTCGTGCCTAATTCTGAGACTGATGAGAGGAGGAGAAGGCATTCTCCTACTTGGAGTTTCCGCTGGGATAATAATAGAGGCCGTGTTGCTGGTGaagtctcctcctcctcctctctcacTTGCTTTTCTGATGCTATTACCCGTAACAATGATGCCTCTCAACTCAAATTTGAATCTCCTTTTCTTTCATCTCAACCCTCTCCTTTGGACAGCTTTCAGACACAGACATCATCGCAGAAATCTCCGGCCGCAGGTAATAAATCATTTTCAGCTTGTTAAAATGGCATGATGAGCAGAAATATATGTGGTGAGTCTATGTTTTCTTGATCGGATTTGTCTGTTTGCTTCTTCTATGCATCTGTCTTTGATCATAATAGCCTTTATTACATGAATTCTTGTGGCAGATCTATCTTTTCCAAATAATTCTTCCATGCATACACTCTTCCAGCAGGTAAACCGTGTTTCATCCCCACCTGATTTCTCCTACATCTTTGAAACCCTACCTTTGTTGATCCATAATAACCTCTCTTTCgcatctctatctctctcttacATAGAAAGAAAATGATTCAACACAACCTGTGGCACCTTCGTATCCATCTCCTTCACAGACATCTTCTTTCCCAGCATCACCACTTTCTCCCCAGAGCCACTTCCACCCTGCAAGCTCGTCCTCACTTAAACTGACTCAGCGCCCTCGTATATCAGAGCAAGTCACAGATACTCAAATCTACGGAATGAACTCACTAAGTAGAAGCTCAGCGActgaagagagagagggaaCTCCTTTGAGATATGATTCTTCTCAGAGTGGACCATCTGAATGTTGGTCACTTCAACCCTTTTCTGAAGTCATGTCATCTTCTCGCACCAACGACCCTAATGACTGCTTTGCGCTTGATCGTGACAAGATAGACCATCATGGCAATCCAATCTCCAATCAGCATCAGCGAACATGTGGTGCCTGCTCTAGACCCTTATCAGAGAAATCCTTGTGGAGCAGCCAAAAGATCTTCATGACCAATGAGCTCTCTGTGTCCGCTATTCTAGCATGTGGGCATGTCTATCATGGTGAATGTTTAGAGCAGATGACGTCGGAAATTGATAAATTCGACCCTTCCTGCCCTATCTGTACATTGGGCGAGAAGAAAACGGCGAAGCTGTCAGAGAAAGCGTTGAAAGTTGAGATGGATTTGAAAGATAGGCACAACAAAAGACTCAGAAACCGAGTTCTGGACAGTGGTTTTGATTGCGATGATTTTGTAATGTATGATCACAGACACATGGCAGCAGCAGCAGGAGACAAGGGCCCTGAACTGGTCTCGAGTTCAAGCGTCAAAGGTTATTCCGCAAAGCCTTTCTTGGCTAGACATTTCTCTTTTGGATCCAGAGGTAACAGTAAAGAGAATCTTGCTGTCAAAAAGAAAGGCTTCTTCTGGACCAAATCCAGCAAAATATGAACTCGTAAGCTGCCTTCTCTCGCTCTGTATCTCTCAGACTCTAATCGGTTAATTGCACAACCTAAGAGATTGATTGTGGTGGTTGTTTCAGGTTCTGCGTTGCTCTCTACTGTCTCAAGCATAAAACTCGAGACAGACGGACACGGTACCATTTAATTAAGACCTGCTATTTGTTGTTACACACTCACTCATCATTGGCTTTTCTTTTATTGGTATTTGCTAAATTTTCACACATGTAAAGTCACAACTTTAGAATACATCGTTAGGGATAGTCAGAACATTGAGATCCTTATTCAATTCATCTATAAATTATTCTGGTTGTGCATAGATCAGAATGGACTCAGGGCTCTGAAGACAAGCGATTGGGTATGGCTTGTATTACATCTATCAGCTTGATCTCGATCAAACTATTTCACTGTAGATATTAATTTGTTTCTCCTTTGAGATATTATGGTGAGTGGCAAACAAATAAGCTTATAATTTACGGTGATATGCATCATGTAAAGTTGTGTTCAAACACCAATTCGAGATCATATAAAAATTTGTGCACTAGAAAATGATTTAAGTCGGGATGAGTAGGTTCGTATAAGAACACACATGTGTGCGTACGAGGCAATAGCCTACGCATCTTCGTTCGCTATATTGCAGCACGTGTCCCGACCATGCACATgaatacatacatatacataaCGCTTCCTTCAAACATGCATATGTCTATGCAAGCAACGTTTTGATTGAGAGTTGAGAAGAATCTTGTTAGTTAGAATGGCGGATCTTAAAGACGAAAGAGGAAACCGGATCTACCTTACGGACCAACAAGGCAAGCCAGCTCAGCTAGTGGACGAGTTAGGTAACGCGATGTACGTGACAGGTGTAGCAACCACAGTCCCTCACCTTAAGGAGAGCAGCTACAGTGGTCCACATCCAATCACAGCCCCGATAACGACCACCGATACACCTCACCACGCACAGCCTATCTCCGTGTCACACAACCCTGTTGAAGAGCACGGGATATCTTCCTCCAACTCTGTAAGATTATAGTATATCTCATTGATATACTATGGTACTTTAATATTGGTAATATTAGTATCAATATTCACTGGATACTGGTACGTACCAATATATAATAATCATATCTATTGCGTAAAATATGTAGAGGGATGAAGGATCAGGAGGGGAAGGTAATAGAAGGGATGAAACTAAGACAAGGGTAGGCAGGCACGAGACATCAACTGCAACCGTAGAATCAGTATCGGCTCATGAAGGAGCGCAGGAGAAGAAGAGTTTGGTTAAGAAGATTAAGGAGAAACTTTCCGGCCACcaaattatttagtaatttcTGTGCAAATGGCTCCTTCTTAAAACTATGTTtagtttataaatgattataacAAAGTTATATGTAAGTCACACACTTTGTATTATTCGAACTTTTTTTGGTTGCTTATCTTTTtgttcaaaaacataaaaaaatgtttgtaaTATCTTCAATAACGTGAATTATTGAAGTTTAGTCAGCACATcaattaccttttttttttttttttttttggcatttgCTGGGATGAAATGATATTTGCCGTGTTCTTTCTGTAGACGCTGCCGCCGGCGTTCGCGTCTAAaaattactttatatttttgttgctttACACACAAGACATGGGGAATAGTGACCGCCGGCGATAATAATAACAGACGCAGCGGCAATTTCCGAGCGAAAACTGATCGCTTAAAATTGCAGCGTCAGTTCGCGTTAAATTCTGGCGACTCTTTTCACTCTTGCGGCGAGACTTTTTAAGCTCACACCATCCCCGCGTCGTTATATTTCGTTTTCTTGTTTGTTAATTGCTGGTCGCAGCCGCTGACGCCTTGCGTCCGGGAAAAGAACAGCCCTATTATGCATTGTGTAAAAAAAATGAGTAATAGTAAAAATGGAACAGAAGCAAACATTCCCAATCTGAAGCTGATACAATCGGGTCACGACTCGCAGCCTCCGTCGTCATTTCGGTTCTGATTGCAAAATATGTAAAGCTCTGTCGCAATTATTGTGCAAGTACTTGGGCTCTGATTCCGCCACCGTCTCCGGTGGTGTTGCGGTCGGCGACTCAGTCTCAGTCTCAGTCTCTTCTTGGAAAAGCATTCATTCGATTACCAAAGTATCCATCCTCGTCCGACAATGGATCTGGATCGATTTGCGGCGGTGGGAAACGCACTTAGCTGACGCTTCCGGTTATGAGAAAGTAAGTCCTTTATGATTATTAATACAATGGAGCTCACCTCAGCCTTGTTACCTTATAGACTTGTGATGTGGTTGTATCCGAGCAATAAGAGATAGGAACTCAATTTGTGTGAAGTGTATAGTCAACTTATTTGCTATTTTTTTAAGGAACAAGCTCTGATAATTcaagtattttcttttttaaatagtgCTTAGGAAGCTCGAAACCAAAGTTATGAATCATATGTTTGGTTGGTGTAGACAAAACCTAATGcacaaaccttttttttttatatatatattttccaagTTTAGAATCATATGTTCTCATTTGTGATCTCATTGGGGTAGGTCCTCTCTTACAATCGCTGATCAAAGAGGCCATGGTATCTAATCCATTATCTTCCACAACAGGAGATTCACCAGCAAGCATTAGAGTCACTTGAGTGGCACTGAAAAGGTTTCACTGGTACGTGGAATATTCTACTCTATGTTTCTCCATCACTTTCTTGCTTAGTATCTACGTTTTTGAATATGACAAACTGATAGGGAGAGGTTAGATACTGTggttagagttttttttttccttttaaattcTTGAAATAGGGAACCATAgttgtttatttttgtcatTTGTCTCTAAATTCAATTGTCTCGATAACAGAATTTGCAGTTTGCTAAAAATAAAACCATATCATATTTACCCACTAAACTATAGCATATTCCAAAACTGGCCACACATATAACAACTAACCAATTCTCTCTTTCATTacctttttctcttttctttcacCACAAGCTATCCAACAAACTCTTTTtcgttttttcttatttttgttcttcctcatccctctctctctcttctctctctccttcccACCCAGGAGGGATGGAGATAAGAAAGAAGCCAAACATATGCCCGATTCCCATCTTTGTTATTTCTCCAAAGCCTTCCATGGCTCTCCTCCTGGCTATTCTCCTCTTCCTCTCAGGCCCTGCTGCCGCTGCCGTTGGACCTGCTACCGGTTTCAAACCGGCAGATGATATCCTCATTGATTGTGGAAGCAAATCCTCATCCAAAACCCCTGATGGAAGAGTCTTTAAGAGTGACCAAGATACGGTCCAATACATAGAAGCCAAGGACGATATTCAGGTCTCTGCCCCACCTTCAGACAAGGTCGCTTCTCCTATCTACCTAACTGCAAGAATCTTCCGTGAGGAAGCCATCTACAAGTTCCATCTAACCCGACCTGGTTGGCATTGGGTTCGCCTCCATCTCTTGGCCTTCCCTAACGACAAGTTTGATCTCCAACAAGCAACTTTTTCCGTTATGACCGAGAAATATGTGCTGCTTCATAACTTCAAGATTACTAACAACAACAATGATAGTCAAGCTGTTCTCCAGAAGGAGTATCTCGTCAACATCACGGATGCACAATTCTCCCTCAGGTTCAGACCTATGAAAAGCTCTGCAGCATTCATCAACGCTATCGAAATTGTCTCAGCTCCAGACGAACTGATCTCTGATATTGGCACAGCCCTTTTCCCGGTCAACGGTTTCTCGGGTCTGTCTGACTATGCTTACCAGTCTGTTTACAGAGTCAACGTTGGTGGTCCTTTGATTGTGCCTCAGAATGACACATTAGGAAGAACATGGATACCGGATAAGGAATTCTTGAAAGATGAGAATATGGCCAAAGATGTCAAGACAACCCCTTCCGCAATCAAGTACCCTCCTGGAGTTACGCCTTTGATTGCTCCACAGACGGTTTACGCAACAGCTGCGGAAATGGCTGATTCTCACACCATAGCTCCTAACTTCAACGTCAGCTGGAACTTCCCTTCGAACCCCTCGTTTAACTACCTTATTAGGCTTCATTTCTGCGACATCGTTAGCAAGTCTCTCAATGACTTGTACTTCAATGTCTACATCAACGGGAAAACTGCCATCTCTGGGCTAGATTTGTCCACTGTTGCAGGCGACCTCGCAGCTCCTTACTACAAAGACATTGTTGTGAACGCGACACTTATGAGTCCTGAGCTGCTAGTCCAGATTAGTCCCATGGGAGAAGATACAGGCACTCCGAACGCAATCTTGAACGGAGTTGAGGTTTTAAAGATGAGCAACTCGGTGAACAGCCTTGACGGAGAGTTTGGAGTTGATGGGAGAACCACTGGCATGGGGAAGCACGGTATGGTTGCGACGGCGGGGTTTGTGATGATGTTTGGAGCTTTCGTTGGACTTGGAGCCATGGTTTACAGGTGGAAGAAGAGGCCACAAGATTGGCAGAAGAGGAACAGTTTCTCCTCTTGGTTGCTACCTATACACGCTGGTGACAGCACTTTCATGTCAAGCAAAGGCGGTTCTCAAAAATCCAACTTGTACAACTCAACTATGGGACTCGGCCGCTCTTTCTCCCTTTCGGAGCTTCAAGAAGCCACAAAGAACTTCGAAGCGTCTCAGATTATCGGTGTTGGAGGATTCGGTAATGTCTATATTGCAACTCTCGACGATGGAACCAAAGTTGCTGTCAAGCGAGGTAACCCGCAGTCTGAACAAGGAATCACCGAGTTTGAGACAGAGATTCAGATGCTTTCTAAGCTCAGACACAGACACTTGGTCTCCTTGATTGGTTACTGTGATGAAAACTCAGAGATGATCCTAGTTTATGAGTTCATGTCCAATGGTCCATTCAGAGACCATTTATACGGAAAGAACCTCGCTCCCTTAACCTGGAAACAGAGACTTGAGATCTGTATCGGTTCAGCACGTGGGCTTCACTATCTGCACACGGGAACAGCGCAAGGGATTATCCACCGTGACGTCAAGTCAACCAACATTCTTCTCGATGATGCTTTAGTTGCCAAAGTAGCTGACTTCGGTCTTTCTAAAGATGTAGAATTTGGCCAGAACCATGTCAGCACGGCCGTGAAAGGAAGTTTCGGGTACCTTGACCCTGAATACTTTAGAAGACAGCAACTTACTGATAAGTCTGATGTTTATTCCTTTGGTGTCGTTCTTCTAGAAGCTCTCTGCGCGAGACCAGCCATCAATCCTTCGCTACCAAGAGAACAGGTTAACTTGGCTGAATGGGCTATGCAATGGAAACGAAAAGGAATGCTCGAGAAGATCATTGATCCTCATTTGGCTGGAACGATAAACCCTGAATCCATGAAGAAGTTCGCTGAAGCTGCAGAGAAGTGTTTGGAAGATTACGGTGTTGATAGGCCATCAATGGGAGATGTTTTGTGGAACTTGGAATATGCTCTTCAGCTTCAAGAAGCATTCACTCAGGGCAAAGCAGAGGAGACTGAGGACGGTGAGCCACTAACACCTGCCTCGGTGGTTCCGCCAGCGGATACAACTCCAATCACTCCTGCACCCACCACCACCAACGCAGCGGCTAGTGTTTCTGTTGCTTCTAAGGTGGAAGAGAACAATGGTGCAGCCGAGGTTCAGGGCGTGGACGAACATTCTGGAACAGCCATGTTTACTCAATTTGCTAACCTTAACGGAAGATAAATCTTAACTAACAGAtacaaaagaagagagaaaaagcATGCACCAAAGCGAATTTCTTGTCATTAACAGTAATTGAAATAGAAAAATGACTTCTTAAGGctttatgtttatgtttctaTGGTGGTCATTAACAGGGAACCtgtgtgatatttttttatatttttggtgtgTATTATGTCaaatctatcttcttcttcttcttttttttttgtatggaaTTGTAATTTTGTGGGTGGATATGTATACTACTAAATGCTCTGATGCATTTATCTACGTATCCTCCTTGGTTGTAGTTATTAATCGTAGGTTGCTAATACAACTTCACATTGAAActtaagtgtgtgtgtgtgtgtgtgaagaATCTTCCTAAAATTTAGAGCAGCATTGtcccacacaaaaaaaaaactctgttcTCGTAGAAGTTATTTATTGGTTTTACGGTCTGTACATATTTTTCAGACCAAGGATTAGAATAAAGTTTGGGTACTTTCTGTGCAAATGAACTTCTCTCTAGTTGAAGCTGCTGTCACATTTCAAACTTAAGTAGctaaattaagaaaatgacCTCAATGTTTTGTGTGTATCATTAACTATTTGGATTTAAGCTTTGGTGTTTGATCTAGAACCTATGTTAGATAATCATCACTATACCATTTCTAAATAATCTCTACTCATTATTTTGTATGGATGATCGTAAAAATGTTTGGGTATCAAACTCTTACCAAGTGTTTGTAGGAGAGGAAGTATAGGTGAGAAAAGATTAGGGTCAGTCACAGATTATGCAAAAAAATTTGAGAACTATGAGAGCATGATAAAATAAACGAAGCCAGAAATAGAAACCATTCCCTTCAATTAAGCAAAcgtcttctctttttctctttcatttTCCTTTGGTAAgcttatataaatagatagccAAAGGAGCCAaagtttttcttgtttttgttctctctctctctctatctatgaACTATGGAAAACATAAGTGAGCTGGTCGCTTTTGACATGGGAGGGCTAAGAAACAACCTTCCCAAAAAGTAAAACCTGAAACGTTAATCTCATTGATTGATTGACTTGTTATAGCTAGATTTTTGGATTACCATTTTTGATATTGGATTTGTGAATGGTATTAAATAACAGGAGAGGATTGTCAAGGTTCTACTCGGGTAAAGCAAGATCATATGTTTGTATCTCAGATGTTAAATGCCTTGAAGATCTCAAGAAACCAACACATCCTCTTGACGAGGACGACGTTGATGATGCctacaagaagaggaagaagaagaataggcaatcatcttcatcttcgttTTCTGCAGCAGTTAACAGCAATGTTAATTATCAAAACTACCCGTGTCGTAGAGTCTCTAGTAGCACCCATTGTTCCACACCTTGTGTTGGTGCTTAGTTTTTTTATCTTGTCTTTTTTCAAAACAGTTTCTTAATTTACCACACCTTCACCAGTCCCCCTTTGGCTTAGTTTCTTAATTTCCTAATACTCAAACATAGATTTGTTCACTTCACATGCTATAGTTATGTTTGTCCAGAGTTCTTCCTTTTCATGCAGGTATGTTGTCTAGGCCAGAGTGTTTGTTGACCCCTTACAAATGTAAAANNNNNNNNNNNNNNNNNNNNNNNNNNNNNNNNNNNNNNNNNNNNNNNNNNNNNNNNNNNNNNNNNNNNNNNNNNNNNNNNNNNNNNNNNNNNNNNNNNNNTAAATTGTAGATGATGATCAatagcatataataaaaagtacATGTGAATTACACCAAAAAAATGTACAGGTGAACAGAAAGGAATTGTATTTAGAACTTGGAAGTTATTTTTACCATCGTCATGACTTAAAATTTGGGTAAATGAGCAGGGAGGGAGGGATTCATATTCTCTTCATCCAACAAGCACTAAATATAAATACACAAATTTT contains these protein-coding regions:
- the LOC108817735 gene encoding uncharacterized protein LOC108817735, coding for MGNACCVAARDKMVLLVPNSETDERRRRHSPTWSFRWDNNRGRVAGEVSSSSSLTCFSDAITRNNDASQLKFESPFLSSQPSPLDSFQTQTSSQKSPAADLSFPNNSSMHTLFQQKENDSTQPVAPSYPSPSQTSSFPASPLSPQSHFHPASSSSLKLTQRPRISEQVTDTQIYGMNSLSRSSATEEREGTPLRYDSSQSGPSECWSLQPFSEVMSSSRTNDPNDCFALDRDKIDHHGNPISNQHQRTCGACSRPLSEKSLWSSQKIFMTNELSVSAILACGHVYHGECLEQMTSEIDKFDPSCPICTLGEKKTAKLSEKALKVEMDLKDRHNKRLRNRVLDSGFDCDDFVMYDHRHMAAAAGDKGPELVSSSSVKGYSAKPFLARHFSFGSRGNSKENLAVKKKGFFWTKSSKI
- the LOC130508300 gene encoding late embryogenesis abundant protein-like; amino-acid sequence: MADLKDERGNRIYLTDQQGKPAQLVDELGNAMYVTGVATTVPHLKESSYSGPHPITAPITTTDTPHHAQPISVSHNPVEEHGISSSNSRDEGSGGEGNRRDETKTRVGRHETSTATVESVSAHEGAQEKKSLVKKIKEKLSGHQII
- the LOC108819699 gene encoding probable receptor-like protein kinase At4g39110; this encodes MEIRKKPNICPIPIFVISPKPSMALLLAILLFLSGPAAAAVGPATGFKPADDILIDCGSKSSSKTPDGRVFKSDQDTVQYIEAKDDIQVSAPPSDKVASPIYLTARIFREEAIYKFHLTRPGWHWVRLHLLAFPNDKFDLQQATFSVMTEKYVLLHNFKITNNNNDSQAVLQKEYLVNITDAQFSLRFRPMKSSAAFINAIEIVSAPDELISDIGTALFPVNGFSGLSDYAYQSVYRVNVGGPLIVPQNDTLGRTWIPDKEFLKDENMAKDVKTTPSAIKYPPGVTPLIAPQTVYATAAEMADSHTIAPNFNVSWNFPSNPSFNYLIRLHFCDIVSKSLNDLYFNVYINGKTAISGLDLSTVAGDLAAPYYKDIVVNATLMSPELLVQISPMGEDTGTPNAILNGVEVLKMSNSVNSLDGEFGVDGRTTGMGKHGMVATAGFVMMFGAFVGLGAMVYRWKKRPQDWQKRNSFSSWLLPIHAGDSTFMSSKGGSQKSNLYNSTMGLGRSFSLSELQEATKNFEASQIIGVGGFGNVYIATLDDGTKVAVKRGNPQSEQGITEFETEIQMLSKLRHRHLVSLIGYCDENSEMILVYEFMSNGPFRDHLYGKNLAPLTWKQRLEICIGSARGLHYLHTGTAQGIIHRDVKSTNILLDDALVAKVADFGLSKDVEFGQNHVSTAVKGSFGYLDPEYFRRQQLTDKSDVYSFGVVLLEALCARPAINPSLPREQVNLAEWAMQWKRKGMLEKIIDPHLAGTINPESMKKFAEAAEKCLEDYGVDRPSMGDVLWNLEYALQLQEAFTQGKAEETEDGEPLTPASVVPPADTTPITPAPTTTNAAASVSVASKVEENNGAAEVQGVDEHSGTAMFTQFANLNGR